TGGCGCCGTCGTCAGGCGCAATGCGCATCCGCCGCGACCCGGGCGGGATCCGCGCCCTCGGGGAGATGACGTCGCTGCGGTTTAAAGAGCAGCTGGTACGCGATGTCAACGACGCTGCCCGCGCTGTGGCTGACATCGACCAGAACGACCCGACATGGCTGCGCGCCGCATGGGCCGACCCGGTGACCAAACCCGGCGCTAAGGCCGAGCCGTTTCCGGTCCAGTCGCGCCGCGACGCCAACATGGCGCCACAGGTGGTGGCCACCTGGGAGTCGTCCATCCCGTCGATCGCTAACGCCCGCGGTTACGGGGCGACCGTCACCATGGTGCCGCTGGCGGACCCGCGCCGCGCCCAGGAGACACTGTTCGCAATGGCGGGGCTGGGGGACAACCCGCTCATCGCGCTCGGCAGCCAGTTCGGCAGCAGCGAAGAACTCGGCTTCCGGATCCGCCAGGCGGAACGGCACTACAGGGCGCCGTAGCAAGGCGCCACCACACCGCGAGGTATTAGACTTAACTAATGCATTCGAACCCCCGCATCGTCATCGCAGACCCCATCGCGCCGGCCGCCGAAACCATCCTGCGCAGTAACGCCACCGTGCAGCGCGTAGCTGGCACGCGCCGGGCGGAACTGTTGGAAGCGGTCACCCACGCCGACGCGCTCATCGTGCGCTCGGCCACCACCGTCGACCGTGACGTGTTCGACGCCGCGTCGGACCTGCGCGTCGTCGGCCGCGCCGGGGTGGGCGTGGACAACATCGACCTCGACGCGGCCCGCACGCGCGGGGTGACGGTAGTTAACACCCCGACGGCGAACATCCACTCCGCCTGCGAGCACGCCATCGCGCTGCTGCTTGCCGCCGCGCGGCACATCCCGGCGGCTGACGCCTCCGTGCGCGGCGGGGGATGGGACCGCTCCAGGTTCCAGGGCGTGGAAGTGTTCGGCAAGACGGTCGGCGTGATCGGCTTCGGCCGGGTGGGGCAGCTGTTCGCCGAGCGTATTTCCGCCTTCGGTACCACGGTGGTCGCGGCGGATCCGTACCCCGATCGTGAAGCCGCGCAGCGCCTCGGGGTGCGCATCGTGCCGCTCGAGGAGCTCATGGCCGTCTCAGACTTCGTCTCGGTGCACGTGCCAAAGGTGCCGGAAACGCACGGGCTCGTCGATACGCGCCTGCTCTCGCACGCCAAGCCCGGGCAAATTCTGGTCAACGCGGCGCGCGGGGGAGTCGTCGACGAGCATGCGCTTGCCAACGCCCTACGAGACGGGCGCATCCGCGCTGCGGGCATCGACGTGTT
Above is a genomic segment from Corynebacterium lujinxingii containing:
- a CDS encoding hydroxyacid dehydrogenase, which translates into the protein MHSNPRIVIADPIAPAAETILRSNATVQRVAGTRRAELLEAVTHADALIVRSATTVDRDVFDAASDLRVVGRAGVGVDNIDLDAARTRGVTVVNTPTANIHSACEHAIALLLAAARHIPAADASVRGGGWDRSRFQGVEVFGKTVGVIGFGRVGQLFAERISAFGTTVVAADPYPDREAAQRLGVRIVPLEELMAVSDFVSVHVPKVPETHGLVDTRLLSHAKPGQILVNAARGGVVDEHALANALRDGRIRAAGIDVFEQEPPESSPLVGLDGVVVTPHLGAATQEAQDRAGTDIAHAVLAVLRGGGAPGVVV